One Dysidea avara chromosome 7, odDysAvar1.4, whole genome shotgun sequence genomic region harbors:
- the LOC136260704 gene encoding nephrocystin-1-like isoform X2, with product MARKGAGWLNEAKSVESKANEWLAQSRATSHFSDQFSVRQHYKRGYQIKSSLDQLVAKVTKGPDNRDQLDHLTDLKVKLADQLELIKPQAVEQDYFRQMESLYSDRTNVISPLEEVPPSSDEEDSEELDDEEIISSAIASDSDTEPTRAVMEVQAIGTFSAAEPGDISFKAGEILSVLDSSRDDGWLIVENALGEKGLAPGNYVTAFTSANRQRTSSIHHHNSTSSGHRKGKELWAKVKSVVKQTSLGDVLNAMGAIPSGFRESTLAYLLAENADYHMSSWLVPSLSPTFVSLVDLPWDHSKNMLAGKAAAVSRECVIVTARMIPTTGTNLTVLSRHIRIATFDGNNVLSNIHTIRAMWSAQEPRMWKFLQKTTPQSSSLFHRTFAIRMNNADPELRILFELGITVRREKTGDVKELSCGWATLPLFEQNGHPMASRAYELKINGGTPFEVGVELDPAQNIEASGRFIPALLRSRRIPKLYVQLVNSNKQTKTQLSWCPSSLITTRSCVPLIACYRQMLGSAFMRERSGSVLPFQINKPALGVFLRATDQPDVMDVLMTIWTAALKNAKRSERSNLDWMAGLLEKTLLENIYTLLHSTSLPQAVWANEDVENQRSRVIMGHIQEKSIPQRPFDVTEQLFSLYPSIPSNNSS from the exons ATGGCGAGGAAGGGGGCGGGCTGGCTCAATGAAGCCAAATCCGTGGAATCTAAA GCGAACGAGTGGCTGGCGCAGTCCAGAGCAACTTCTCACTTTTCAGATCAGTTCAGCGTGAGACAACACTACAAGAG AGGCTACCAAATAAAATCTTCCCTCGATCAACTAGTTGCTAAAGTGACCAAG GGTCCTGATAACAGAGACCAGTTAGACCACCTGACTGACCTAAAG GTTAAGCTTGCTGACCAACTTGAGCTGATTAAACCACAAGCTGTAGAACAAGACTACTTCAG GCAGATGGAGTCACTTTATTCTGACCGCACTAATGTGATATCACCATTGGAAGAGGTGCCACCATCATCAGATGAAGAAGACAGTGAGGAATTAGATGATGAGGAGAT TATTTCATCAGCTATTGCTAGTGATAGTGATACTGAACCAACTAGA GCAGTAATGGAGGTCCAGGCAATTGGAACCTTCTCAGCAGCAGAACCAGGAGACATCAGTTTCAAGGCTGGTGAGATTCTATCAGTGTTGGACTCCAG CCGTGATGATGGTTGGCTAATTGTAGAGAATGCTCTTGGAGAGAAAGGCTTAGCACCAGGCAACTATGTTACG GCATTCACCTCAGCTAACAGACAGAGGACTTCATCTA TTCATCATCACAACTCAACCAGCAGTGGCCAcagaaa AGGGAAGGAGCTGTGGGCTAAAGTGAAGTCAGTGGTGAAGCAG ACTAGTCTTGGTGATGTGCTCAACGCAATGGGGGCTATACCATCTGGCTTCAGGGAGTCTACACTAGCCTACCTACTAGCAGAGAATG CTGATTATCACATGTCATCATGGCTTGTTCCCAGCCTCAGTCCAACATTTGTGTCCCTGGTTGACCTTCCTTGGGACCACAGCAAGAATATG TTGGCAGGTAAAGCTGCTGCTGTGAGCCGTGAGTGTGTCATAGTTACAGCAAGAATGATCCCAACAACTGGAACAA ATCTCACTGTGTTGTCAAGACACATCAGGATAGCCACGTTTGATGGAAACAAT GTGTTAAGTAACATACACACCATACGAGCAATGTGGAGTGCACAAGAGCCGAGGATGTGGAAATTCCTACAGAAg ACCACGCCACAGTCAAGTAGCTTGTTCCACAGGACATTTGCTATAAGGATGAATAATGCCGATCCTGAACTAA GAATCCTCTTTGAATTAGGAATTACTGTTCGGAGAGAG AAAACAGGTGATGTCAAAGAGCTGAGTTGTGGCTGGGCTACCCTACCATTGTTTGAGCAAAATGGCCACCCCATGGCAAGCAG AGCATATGAATTGAAAATCAATGGTGGCACTCCATTTGAAGTTGGAGTAGAGCTGGACCCAGCGCAGAACATTGAAG CAAGTGGACGATTTATCCCCGCCCTACTCCGAAGCAGACGTATACCAAAACTCTATGTTCAACTGGTAAACtccaacaaacaaacaaagacCCAATTAAG ttgGTGCCCATCCAGTCTGATCACTACAAGATCTTGTGTTCCATTAATTGCCTGCTATCGACAAATGCTAGGCTCTGCGTTCATGAGGGAGAGATCAGGATCAGTTCTGCCTT TTCAAATCAACAAGCCAGCCCTCGGTGTCTTCCTGAGGGCTACAGATCAGCCAGATGTGATGGATGTGCTAATG ACCATCTGGACTGCTGCCCTTAAAAATGCTAAAAGATCTGAGCgg AGCAATCTTGACTGGATGGCTGGTTTATTGGAGAAAACTCTACTGGAGAACATATACACATTATTACATAGTACTTCATTGCCGCAGGCAGTATGGGCCAATGAAGATGTCGAGAAT CAACGAAGTCGGGTTATCATGGGACACATACAGGAGAAGAGCATTCCACAAAGACCATTTGATGTGACAGAACAATTGTTCAGCTTGTACCCTTCAATACCcagcaacaacagcagctaG
- the LOC136260698 gene encoding probable ATP-dependent RNA helicase DHX34 isoform X2 yields MSATINIQLFSSYFNDAPVAQVPGRLFPIEVEYCPVVNPLLKGTSSKPEKMDSAPYIRIMERIDHKYPATERGDLLVFVSGMKEISILLEKAKEYAQLTRRWIILPLHSALSIEEQDRVFDVPPDGVRKCIISTNIAETSITIDGVRFIVDSGKVKEMGYDAQAKMRRLQEFWISKASAEQRKGRAGRTGPGVCYRMYSEADYEAFPSYSTPEIQRVPLDSLILQTVALGLGNPRTFPLLESPSLASIETSMSFLKEQGALTNDEHLTLIGRMLAQLPVDVVMGKMLIMATVFNVVDVVLAIAAGLSVQSPFHRAAMREEQARLARRPLESDHGDPFTLLNAFDEWIQVKTSSGSHSSLKWCKRHGLEQQRLYEMTKLQQQFQEILRDANLFTKDEDYAQDSYHTKSSSRERRKELKELRKRKYGSQHKRKMLKMDGEGGVISDDDGDVSIDNKDQLRDMEFKLTHDLTQLQEACNTHRHFTRKDINLLKVVLCSGLYPQLAIPDECNSWRRDSEQVYHTKTKQFVLLHPSSVFSSSPELLEQHVRESQYRDGVELLAYVDLLETDKPYLVNVLRTPALPTLTLFGRSIDTNSDCSRVIVDSWLEIHFQNSSDGVGVLAAVQKLRSTMTDLLEIKLELNSIYRHDNEQDEDDNRETLFTKQRQVNKLTDLLSNKLSEFLSSSFPYSLKRVPSTHVANLYKGSTADSGGSYRGISLLITEGEHAKPVQHSTKGGYVITDYLTYDCLVDRDTVASSSSTPYLKSVWHCPDCEETFVFSLADRLQHQSVCKAAAKPSSHGSDSLSVHREEYFCAICCSHFHFTKPELLQHRQRHKSSTNV; encoded by the exons ATGTCAGCTACCATTAACATTCAACTCTTTTCATCTTATTTCAATGATGCTCCAGTTGCTCAG GTGCCAGGTCGACTGTTCCCCATTGAGGTGGAGTATTGTCCAGTGGTTAATCCTTTACTAAAGGGAACCTCCTCTAAACCTGAGAAGATGGATTCAGCACCTTATATACGCATCATGGAGAGAATTGACCACAAG TATCCTGCTACCGAGCGTGGAGATTTACTAGTGTTTGTTAGTGGCATGAAAGAGATCTCTATACTCCTTGAGAAGGCAAAGGAGTATGCACAGCTCACTCGACGCTGGATCATTCTCCCCCTGCACAGTGCCCTATCTATTGAGGAGCAGGATAGG GTGTTTGATGTTCCTCCTGACGGTGTACGTAAGTGCATCATATCAACCAACATAGCTGAAACTTCCATCACAATTGATGGAGTGAGATTCATTGTGGATTCTGGCAAG GTGAAGGAGATGGGATATGATGCTCAGGCTAAGATGAGGAGGTTACAGGAGTTCTGGATCAGCAAGGCCAGTGCTGAGCAGAGGAAGGGTAGAGCAG GTCGTACTGGACCTGGTGTTTGCTATAGGATGTACTCTGAGGCAGACTATGAAGCATTTCCTAGCTACTCCACTCCAGAGATCCAACGTGTGCCTTTGGATTCTCTGATTCTTCAAACAGTGGCGCTTGGTTTGGGGAATCCACGAAC GTTTCCCCTCTTGGAGTCACCCTCCCTGGCTAGCATTGAAACATCTATGAGTTTCCTGAAGGAACAAGGGGCACTGACTAATGATGAGCACTTAACATTGATTGGACGAATGCTAGCCCAGCTGCCGGTTGATGTGGTGATGGGAAAGATGTTGATAATGGCTACTGTATTCAAT GTAGTTGATGTAGTACTGGCAATAGCAGCTGGGCTCAGTGTCCAGTCACCATTCCATAGAGCTGCCATGAGAGAAGAGCAAGCTAGA CTTGCTCGGCGACCACTGGAATCTGATCACGGTGACCCCTTCACATTGTTGAATGCCTTTGATGAGTGGATACAG GTGAAGACTTCTAGTGGTAGTCATAGTTCATTGAAGTGGTGTAAACGTCATGGATTGGAGCAGCAACGACTTTATGAGATGACAAAACTACAACAGCAGTTTCAAGAGATactgcgt GATGCCAACCTTTTTACAAAAGATGAAGACTATGCACAAGACAGTTACCATACAAAGAGTAGCAGCCGTGAGAGAAGGAAAGAGCTAAAGGAACTTAGGAAGAGAAAATATGGATCACAACACAAGAGGAAAATGCTCAAGATGGATGGGGAAGGG GGAGTAAtcagtgatgatgatggtgatgtcAGCATTGATAATAAGGACCAGCTGAGAGACATGGAGTTCAAGTTGACTCATGACCTAACTCAACTCCAA GAAGCTTGcaacacacacagacactttACAAGGAAAGATATAAATTTGTTGAAAGTTGTATTATGTAG TGGTCTTTATCCACAACTGGCAATACCTGATGAGTGCAACTCATGGAGAAGAGACTCAGAGCAAGTATACCACACTAAG ACCAAGCAGTTTGTATTGCTCCATCCCAGTAGTGTCTTCTCCAGCAGCCCTGAACtgttagagcaacat GTCAGGGAGTCTCAGTACAGAGATGGTGTAGAACTGCTAGCTTATGT TGACTTGCTCGAGACTGATAAGCCGTACCTTGTGAATGTACTGCGTACCCCGGCACTACCAACATTGACACTCTTTGGTCGTAGCATCGACACTAACAGTGACTGCAGCAG AGTGATAGTTGACAGTTGGCTGGAGATACACTTTCAGAATAGCTCTGACGGTGTAGGAGTATTGGCAGCAGTACAGAAACTACGATCAACCATGACCGATCTCCTTGAAATTAAACTAGAACTAAACA GTATATACAGACATGACAATGAGCAGGATGAAGATGACAATAGAGAGACATTGTTTACTAAGCAACGACAAGTCAACAAACTGACTGACCTATTGTCAAATAAACTGTCAGAGTTTTTATCCAGTAGTTTCCCTTATTCACTAAAGAGAGTCCCATCAACACATGTAGCCAACTTATACAAAGGCTCCACTGCTG ATAGCGGAGGGTCATATCGTGGCATTTCACTCTTGATTACTGAAGGGGAACATGCTAAACCAGTTCAACACTCAACTAAGGGTGGATATGTTATTACAGATTATCTTACATATGATTG TTTAGTAGATAGAGACACTGTTGCCAGCAGTTCGTCCACTCCATATTTAAAGAGTGTTTGGCATTGTCCAGACTGTGAAGAGACATTTGTTTTCTCCCTGGCTGATCGCCTTCAACACCAGTCAGTGTGCAAGGCTGCAGCAAAGCCTTCCAGTCATG GTTCTGATAGCTTGTCTGTGCACAGGGAAGAATATTTCTGTGCTATTTGTTGTAGCCATTTCCACTTCACTAAACCAGAACTACTTCAACATAGACAGAGACATAAATCTTCCACCAATGTCTAG
- the LOC136260704 gene encoding nephrocystin-1-like isoform X1: protein MARKGAGWLNEAKSVESKANEWLAQSRATSHFSDQFSVRQHYKRGYQIKSSLDQLVAKVTKGPDNRDQLDHLTDLKVKLADQLELIKPQAVEQDYFRQMESLYSDRTNVISPLEEVPPSSDEEDSEELDDEEIISSAIASDSDTEPTRAVMEVQAIGTFSAAEPGDISFKAGEILSVLDSSRDDGWLIVENALGEKGLAPGNYVTAFTSANRQRTSSSRPVYCVVNIVMCFVLIVHHHNSTSSGHRKGKELWAKVKSVVKQTSLGDVLNAMGAIPSGFRESTLAYLLAENADYHMSSWLVPSLSPTFVSLVDLPWDHSKNMLAGKAAAVSRECVIVTARMIPTTGTNLTVLSRHIRIATFDGNNVLSNIHTIRAMWSAQEPRMWKFLQKTTPQSSSLFHRTFAIRMNNADPELRILFELGITVRREKTGDVKELSCGWATLPLFEQNGHPMASRAYELKINGGTPFEVGVELDPAQNIEASGRFIPALLRSRRIPKLYVQLVNSNKQTKTQLSWCPSSLITTRSCVPLIACYRQMLGSAFMRERSGSVLPFQINKPALGVFLRATDQPDVMDVLMTIWTAALKNAKRSERSNLDWMAGLLEKTLLENIYTLLHSTSLPQAVWANEDVENQRSRVIMGHIQEKSIPQRPFDVTEQLFSLYPSIPSNNSS, encoded by the exons ATGGCGAGGAAGGGGGCGGGCTGGCTCAATGAAGCCAAATCCGTGGAATCTAAA GCGAACGAGTGGCTGGCGCAGTCCAGAGCAACTTCTCACTTTTCAGATCAGTTCAGCGTGAGACAACACTACAAGAG AGGCTACCAAATAAAATCTTCCCTCGATCAACTAGTTGCTAAAGTGACCAAG GGTCCTGATAACAGAGACCAGTTAGACCACCTGACTGACCTAAAG GTTAAGCTTGCTGACCAACTTGAGCTGATTAAACCACAAGCTGTAGAACAAGACTACTTCAG GCAGATGGAGTCACTTTATTCTGACCGCACTAATGTGATATCACCATTGGAAGAGGTGCCACCATCATCAGATGAAGAAGACAGTGAGGAATTAGATGATGAGGAGAT TATTTCATCAGCTATTGCTAGTGATAGTGATACTGAACCAACTAGA GCAGTAATGGAGGTCCAGGCAATTGGAACCTTCTCAGCAGCAGAACCAGGAGACATCAGTTTCAAGGCTGGTGAGATTCTATCAGTGTTGGACTCCAG CCGTGATGATGGTTGGCTAATTGTAGAGAATGCTCTTGGAGAGAAAGGCTTAGCACCAGGCAACTATGTTACG GCATTCACCTCAGCTAACAGACAGAGGACTTCATCTAGTAGGCCTGTATATTGTGTGGTGAATATTGTTATGTGTTTTGTGTTGATAGTTCATCATCACAACTCAACCAGCAGTGGCCAcagaaa AGGGAAGGAGCTGTGGGCTAAAGTGAAGTCAGTGGTGAAGCAG ACTAGTCTTGGTGATGTGCTCAACGCAATGGGGGCTATACCATCTGGCTTCAGGGAGTCTACACTAGCCTACCTACTAGCAGAGAATG CTGATTATCACATGTCATCATGGCTTGTTCCCAGCCTCAGTCCAACATTTGTGTCCCTGGTTGACCTTCCTTGGGACCACAGCAAGAATATG TTGGCAGGTAAAGCTGCTGCTGTGAGCCGTGAGTGTGTCATAGTTACAGCAAGAATGATCCCAACAACTGGAACAA ATCTCACTGTGTTGTCAAGACACATCAGGATAGCCACGTTTGATGGAAACAAT GTGTTAAGTAACATACACACCATACGAGCAATGTGGAGTGCACAAGAGCCGAGGATGTGGAAATTCCTACAGAAg ACCACGCCACAGTCAAGTAGCTTGTTCCACAGGACATTTGCTATAAGGATGAATAATGCCGATCCTGAACTAA GAATCCTCTTTGAATTAGGAATTACTGTTCGGAGAGAG AAAACAGGTGATGTCAAAGAGCTGAGTTGTGGCTGGGCTACCCTACCATTGTTTGAGCAAAATGGCCACCCCATGGCAAGCAG AGCATATGAATTGAAAATCAATGGTGGCACTCCATTTGAAGTTGGAGTAGAGCTGGACCCAGCGCAGAACATTGAAG CAAGTGGACGATTTATCCCCGCCCTACTCCGAAGCAGACGTATACCAAAACTCTATGTTCAACTGGTAAACtccaacaaacaaacaaagacCCAATTAAG ttgGTGCCCATCCAGTCTGATCACTACAAGATCTTGTGTTCCATTAATTGCCTGCTATCGACAAATGCTAGGCTCTGCGTTCATGAGGGAGAGATCAGGATCAGTTCTGCCTT TTCAAATCAACAAGCCAGCCCTCGGTGTCTTCCTGAGGGCTACAGATCAGCCAGATGTGATGGATGTGCTAATG ACCATCTGGACTGCTGCCCTTAAAAATGCTAAAAGATCTGAGCgg AGCAATCTTGACTGGATGGCTGGTTTATTGGAGAAAACTCTACTGGAGAACATATACACATTATTACATAGTACTTCATTGCCGCAGGCAGTATGGGCCAATGAAGATGTCGAGAAT CAACGAAGTCGGGTTATCATGGGACACATACAGGAGAAGAGCATTCCACAAAGACCATTTGATGTGACAGAACAATTGTTCAGCTTGTACCCTTCAATACCcagcaacaacagcagctaG
- the LOC136260698 gene encoding probable ATP-dependent RNA helicase DHX34 isoform X1 has protein sequence MSSSFDWRSYERELDRLLFKHYNLFSEGSKEHRDFWPFFYRYQKFKSKHSLHTTKDKSSQKFTLPVVDVPKPKGGNIPHRVLVEFTDALQHYMNFLQKQKVDQVERIKQAQKGLPIWQHKEEILEMIKTNQVVIVAGDTGCGKSTQVPQYLLSSGMSSIACTQPRRIACISLAKRVGYETLNEYGSEIAYQVRFENSRTGGTKVVFLTEGLLLRQLGTSQVLSQYDIIVVDEVHERHIHTDFLLGVLKHLLQTRKDLKLVLMSATINIQLFSSYFNDAPVAQVPGRLFPIEVEYCPVVNPLLKGTSSKPEKMDSAPYIRIMERIDHKYPATERGDLLVFVSGMKEISILLEKAKEYAQLTRRWIILPLHSALSIEEQDRVFDVPPDGVRKCIISTNIAETSITIDGVRFIVDSGKVKEMGYDAQAKMRRLQEFWISKASAEQRKGRAGRTGPGVCYRMYSEADYEAFPSYSTPEIQRVPLDSLILQTVALGLGNPRTFPLLESPSLASIETSMSFLKEQGALTNDEHLTLIGRMLAQLPVDVVMGKMLIMATVFNVVDVVLAIAAGLSVQSPFHRAAMREEQARLARRPLESDHGDPFTLLNAFDEWIQVKTSSGSHSSLKWCKRHGLEQQRLYEMTKLQQQFQEILRDANLFTKDEDYAQDSYHTKSSSRERRKELKELRKRKYGSQHKRKMLKMDGEGGVISDDDGDVSIDNKDQLRDMEFKLTHDLTQLQEACNTHRHFTRKDINLLKVVLCSGLYPQLAIPDECNSWRRDSEQVYHTKTKQFVLLHPSSVFSSSPELLEQHVRESQYRDGVELLAYVDLLETDKPYLVNVLRTPALPTLTLFGRSIDTNSDCSRVIVDSWLEIHFQNSSDGVGVLAAVQKLRSTMTDLLEIKLELNSIYRHDNEQDEDDNRETLFTKQRQVNKLTDLLSNKLSEFLSSSFPYSLKRVPSTHVANLYKGSTADSGGSYRGISLLITEGEHAKPVQHSTKGGYVITDYLTYDCLVDRDTVASSSSTPYLKSVWHCPDCEETFVFSLADRLQHQSVCKAAAKPSSHGSDSLSVHREEYFCAICCSHFHFTKPELLQHRQRHKSSTNV, from the exons ATGAGCTCCTCTTTTGACTGGCGGTCATATGAAAGGGAGCTGGATAGATTGTTGTTCAAGCATTATAATCTGTTTTCTGA AGGGAGTAAAGAACATCGAGATTTCTGGCCCTTCTTTTATCGCTACCAGAAATTCAAGAGTAAACACAGCTTACACACAACTAAAG ACAAATCCAGTCAGAAGTTTACACTACCAGTGGTTGATGTTCCCAAACCAAAAG GGGGTAATATTCCCCACCGTGTTCTGGTGGAGTTCACTGATGCTCTTCAACACTACATGAATTTCCTACAAAAGCAAAAG GTAGACCAAGTGGAGCGGATCAAACAGGCACAAAAGGGCCTACCCATATGGCAGCACAAAGAAGAGATATTGGAAATGATCAAAACAAATCAGGTTGTCATCGTTGCTGGTGATACTGGCTGTGGCAAGTCCACACAG GTTCCACAGTATCTATTGTCATCTGGTATGTCCAGTATTGCCTGTACCCAGCCACGGAGAATTGCTTGTATTTCATTGGCTAAGAGAGTGGGCTATGAAACTTTGAATGAGTATGGTTCAGAAATAGCCTATcag GTGCGATTTGAGAACAGCAGGACAGGTGGTACAAAGGTCGTGTTCCTCACTGAAG GGTTACTGTTACGTCAACTGGGAACCAGTCAAGTGCTTAGTCAATATGACATTATTGTAGTAGATGAG GTTCATGAAAGGCACATTCACACTGACTTCTTACTTGGAGTGTTGAAACATTTACTGCAAACAAGAAAGGACCTTAAACTAGTCTTGATGTCAGCTACCATTAACATTCAACTCTTTTCATCTTATTTCAATGATGCTCCAGTTGCTCAG GTGCCAGGTCGACTGTTCCCCATTGAGGTGGAGTATTGTCCAGTGGTTAATCCTTTACTAAAGGGAACCTCCTCTAAACCTGAGAAGATGGATTCAGCACCTTATATACGCATCATGGAGAGAATTGACCACAAG TATCCTGCTACCGAGCGTGGAGATTTACTAGTGTTTGTTAGTGGCATGAAAGAGATCTCTATACTCCTTGAGAAGGCAAAGGAGTATGCACAGCTCACTCGACGCTGGATCATTCTCCCCCTGCACAGTGCCCTATCTATTGAGGAGCAGGATAGG GTGTTTGATGTTCCTCCTGACGGTGTACGTAAGTGCATCATATCAACCAACATAGCTGAAACTTCCATCACAATTGATGGAGTGAGATTCATTGTGGATTCTGGCAAG GTGAAGGAGATGGGATATGATGCTCAGGCTAAGATGAGGAGGTTACAGGAGTTCTGGATCAGCAAGGCCAGTGCTGAGCAGAGGAAGGGTAGAGCAG GTCGTACTGGACCTGGTGTTTGCTATAGGATGTACTCTGAGGCAGACTATGAAGCATTTCCTAGCTACTCCACTCCAGAGATCCAACGTGTGCCTTTGGATTCTCTGATTCTTCAAACAGTGGCGCTTGGTTTGGGGAATCCACGAAC GTTTCCCCTCTTGGAGTCACCCTCCCTGGCTAGCATTGAAACATCTATGAGTTTCCTGAAGGAACAAGGGGCACTGACTAATGATGAGCACTTAACATTGATTGGACGAATGCTAGCCCAGCTGCCGGTTGATGTGGTGATGGGAAAGATGTTGATAATGGCTACTGTATTCAAT GTAGTTGATGTAGTACTGGCAATAGCAGCTGGGCTCAGTGTCCAGTCACCATTCCATAGAGCTGCCATGAGAGAAGAGCAAGCTAGA CTTGCTCGGCGACCACTGGAATCTGATCACGGTGACCCCTTCACATTGTTGAATGCCTTTGATGAGTGGATACAG GTGAAGACTTCTAGTGGTAGTCATAGTTCATTGAAGTGGTGTAAACGTCATGGATTGGAGCAGCAACGACTTTATGAGATGACAAAACTACAACAGCAGTTTCAAGAGATactgcgt GATGCCAACCTTTTTACAAAAGATGAAGACTATGCACAAGACAGTTACCATACAAAGAGTAGCAGCCGTGAGAGAAGGAAAGAGCTAAAGGAACTTAGGAAGAGAAAATATGGATCACAACACAAGAGGAAAATGCTCAAGATGGATGGGGAAGGG GGAGTAAtcagtgatgatgatggtgatgtcAGCATTGATAATAAGGACCAGCTGAGAGACATGGAGTTCAAGTTGACTCATGACCTAACTCAACTCCAA GAAGCTTGcaacacacacagacactttACAAGGAAAGATATAAATTTGTTGAAAGTTGTATTATGTAG TGGTCTTTATCCACAACTGGCAATACCTGATGAGTGCAACTCATGGAGAAGAGACTCAGAGCAAGTATACCACACTAAG ACCAAGCAGTTTGTATTGCTCCATCCCAGTAGTGTCTTCTCCAGCAGCCCTGAACtgttagagcaacat GTCAGGGAGTCTCAGTACAGAGATGGTGTAGAACTGCTAGCTTATGT TGACTTGCTCGAGACTGATAAGCCGTACCTTGTGAATGTACTGCGTACCCCGGCACTACCAACATTGACACTCTTTGGTCGTAGCATCGACACTAACAGTGACTGCAGCAG AGTGATAGTTGACAGTTGGCTGGAGATACACTTTCAGAATAGCTCTGACGGTGTAGGAGTATTGGCAGCAGTACAGAAACTACGATCAACCATGACCGATCTCCTTGAAATTAAACTAGAACTAAACA GTATATACAGACATGACAATGAGCAGGATGAAGATGACAATAGAGAGACATTGTTTACTAAGCAACGACAAGTCAACAAACTGACTGACCTATTGTCAAATAAACTGTCAGAGTTTTTATCCAGTAGTTTCCCTTATTCACTAAAGAGAGTCCCATCAACACATGTAGCCAACTTATACAAAGGCTCCACTGCTG ATAGCGGAGGGTCATATCGTGGCATTTCACTCTTGATTACTGAAGGGGAACATGCTAAACCAGTTCAACACTCAACTAAGGGTGGATATGTTATTACAGATTATCTTACATATGATTG TTTAGTAGATAGAGACACTGTTGCCAGCAGTTCGTCCACTCCATATTTAAAGAGTGTTTGGCATTGTCCAGACTGTGAAGAGACATTTGTTTTCTCCCTGGCTGATCGCCTTCAACACCAGTCAGTGTGCAAGGCTGCAGCAAAGCCTTCCAGTCATG GTTCTGATAGCTTGTCTGTGCACAGGGAAGAATATTTCTGTGCTATTTGTTGTAGCCATTTCCACTTCACTAAACCAGAACTACTTCAACATAGACAGAGACATAAATCTTCCACCAATGTCTAG